One window of Rhizobium leguminosarum genomic DNA carries:
- a CDS encoding putative bifunctional diguanylate cyclase/phosphodiesterase, giving the protein MRKIRAASPALGQTQPEASSSIDRLLFFDRDFNPVENLLGNELPASVKPAASLWEHFPELDKSAITLAFRSLDDSGKPLRVSGDLGGSGSHGLTIYRIGVLFAVVRSEELADDERATLLHLATHDPLTGLPNRRQFSEDLTELLRETAGSNETLSLMQLDLDDFKPVNDTLGHPAGDKLLQFAAKRIQDCLTGDDRAYRLAGDEFTVISTGSGQPAKAHRLAEVLVAAFKKPFTIDGIAVFVGTSIGISTAPPDGTSPEQLMKASDVALYAAKKEGRGRAAAFDASMLESLEQRELLRRSLRMALIQQQFFVEYQPIAEGGCVVGFEALLRWHHPLLGKIPPAAFIPMAEADGMMPDIGAWVLEQACREAMNWPENYVVAVNVSAAEFLTSGLTDRISQTLDLIGFSPERLELEITESVLLERTVNNIDTLNTLNVLGIRISLDDFGTEYSSLSYLKTFPFDTIKIDKYFITDLESDPKSQTIVRCIVNLAHGLDMQVTAEGVETPGQAEWLHRVGCDRLQGYLVSRPLPVEAISEFITRVETSVSHALP; this is encoded by the coding sequence ATGCGGAAAATTCGTGCGGCCAGCCCGGCCCTCGGACAAACACAGCCAGAAGCTTCGAGTTCAATCGACCGGCTTTTGTTCTTTGACCGCGATTTCAATCCCGTCGAGAATTTGCTGGGCAATGAGCTGCCGGCATCTGTCAAACCGGCAGCGTCACTTTGGGAGCATTTTCCAGAGCTGGACAAATCGGCGATTACGCTTGCTTTCCGCTCATTGGATGACAGCGGCAAGCCTTTGCGGGTATCGGGCGATCTTGGCGGGTCTGGGTCGCACGGGCTGACGATCTATCGGATCGGCGTTCTGTTTGCCGTGGTCCGGTCGGAGGAGCTCGCCGACGACGAGCGCGCAACGCTTTTGCATCTGGCGACCCACGATCCGCTGACGGGACTGCCGAACCGACGCCAATTCAGCGAGGACCTCACTGAATTGCTGCGGGAGACCGCAGGCTCGAACGAGACTCTATCCCTGATGCAGCTCGACCTTGACGATTTCAAGCCGGTGAACGACACGCTTGGGCATCCGGCGGGCGACAAGCTTCTCCAATTTGCGGCAAAACGTATTCAAGACTGCCTGACGGGTGATGACAGAGCCTATCGACTGGCTGGTGACGAATTCACCGTCATTTCCACGGGCTCGGGACAGCCGGCCAAAGCGCACCGGCTAGCAGAAGTCTTGGTTGCCGCATTCAAAAAACCCTTCACGATCGATGGCATCGCGGTCTTTGTCGGCACCAGCATCGGCATATCCACAGCTCCGCCGGATGGAACCAGTCCGGAACAGCTTATGAAGGCGTCCGACGTTGCACTCTACGCCGCGAAGAAAGAGGGGCGCGGTCGAGCAGCCGCGTTTGATGCCTCAATGCTTGAGTCGCTGGAACAACGCGAACTGCTGCGCCGCAGCCTGCGCATGGCCTTGATCCAACAGCAATTCTTTGTCGAATATCAACCCATCGCCGAGGGCGGCTGCGTTGTCGGCTTCGAAGCATTGCTGAGATGGCACCATCCGCTGCTTGGAAAAATTCCACCGGCGGCATTCATTCCGATGGCCGAGGCCGATGGAATGATGCCTGATATAGGTGCATGGGTTTTGGAGCAGGCATGCCGCGAGGCGATGAATTGGCCGGAGAACTACGTCGTTGCAGTCAATGTGTCGGCGGCTGAATTCCTGACCAGCGGCCTCACTGACCGGATATCCCAGACGCTCGACCTGATCGGATTCTCGCCCGAGCGTTTGGAGCTTGAGATAACTGAAAGCGTCCTGCTTGAGCGGACCGTCAACAATATCGACACGCTGAACACGCTCAACGTGCTGGGGATACGGATCTCGCTGGATGATTTCGGGACCGAATATTCTTCCCTGAGCTATCTGAAGACCTTCCCTTTCGACACGATCAAAATCGACAAATACTTTATCACCGATCTGGAAAGCGATCCGAAAAGCCAGACGATCGTCCGCTGCATCGTGAACCTCGCACATGGTCTCGACATGCAGGTGACGGCCGAAGGCGTCGAGACGCCAGGTCAGGCGGAATGGTTGCACCGTGTCGGCTGCGACAGGCTTCAAGGCTATCTGGTGAGCAGGCCGCTTCCGGTCGAGGCGATCAGTGAGTTCATTACCCGGGTGGAAACATCCGTAAGCCACGCGCTGCCATAG
- a CDS encoding methyltransferase domain-containing protein → MNLLVLPFTVRFDPTNQELLLSGKMRPESASEIADALKLVRQSLERYSGVVYLNVKRLTHINMTAFSALSDILTASCRTRPERKIVIITSSVVAWSTSLFQTLAASQPNLSVEVYDSSFYPGQSFVEDESFIPILRTQTKMTWRHERELLPHHGLRSGLVMADICCGIGDFAALVQREFKPARLVALDHSVRSLEYARKVAADFDLQGIEYTYGDASQMLLRDNQFDFVTCRHSLQIFNRPEMLLRELYRICKPGGRVYITNEKNSHCLGEPHAETIKWTYEEVAKLFKHFDMDVEMGPKSRHLLADAGFDTIKVDCFMVTNLDGDPQDFADIIEAWENVYAGEMAVRRGDSLDFIRRFRQGFKDHVFAALHPKGYAGWPIWAASGRKPL, encoded by the coding sequence ATGAACCTGCTTGTCCTACCCTTCACCGTCCGTTTTGATCCGACAAATCAGGAGCTGTTGCTGTCTGGCAAGATGCGGCCGGAAAGTGCAAGCGAGATTGCCGATGCCCTCAAGCTGGTGCGGCAAAGTTTGGAAAGGTACAGCGGCGTGGTTTACCTGAACGTCAAACGGCTGACGCACATCAACATGACCGCCTTTTCAGCTCTGTCCGATATACTGACGGCGAGCTGCCGGACCAGGCCGGAACGGAAGATTGTCATCATCACGTCCAGCGTGGTGGCGTGGTCGACCTCGTTGTTCCAAACGTTGGCGGCATCACAACCAAACCTGTCGGTCGAAGTCTACGATTCGTCATTTTACCCAGGCCAGAGCTTTGTCGAGGATGAGAGTTTCATTCCCATTCTCCGCACCCAGACGAAAATGACATGGAGGCACGAGCGGGAACTCCTGCCTCACCACGGTCTGCGCAGCGGCCTTGTCATGGCGGATATCTGTTGCGGAATTGGTGATTTCGCCGCCTTGGTTCAACGGGAATTCAAACCCGCGCGGCTTGTCGCGCTGGATCATTCCGTGCGCAGCCTCGAATATGCTCGCAAGGTCGCTGCCGACTTCGATCTGCAGGGGATAGAGTACACCTATGGGGACGCTTCCCAGATGCTGCTTCGGGACAATCAGTTCGACTTTGTGACCTGCCGGCATTCGCTGCAGATTTTCAACCGTCCCGAGATGCTGCTGCGGGAACTTTACCGCATCTGCAAGCCCGGCGGCCGTGTCTACATCACCAACGAAAAAAATTCGCATTGCCTGGGCGAGCCGCACGCGGAAACGATAAAATGGACTTACGAGGAGGTCGCCAAACTGTTCAAGCACTTCGACATGGATGTCGAGATGGGGCCGAAAAGCCGCCATCTCCTTGCCGATGCCGGGTTCGACACAATCAAGGTCGATTGCTTTATGGTGACGAACCTTGACGGGGACCCTCAGGACTTCGCCGACATCATCGAAGCCTGGGAAAATGTCTACGCCGGTGAGATGGCGGTTCGGCGTGGCGACTCCTTGGATTTTATCCGCAGGTTCCGGCAAGGGTTCAAGGATCACGTCTTTGCCGCCCTTCACCCCAAAGGTTATGCAGGCTGGCCGATCTGGGCGGCTTCCGGACGAAAGCCACTGTGA